Below is a genomic region from Geothermobacter hydrogeniphilus.
TGGCCGCAGTCACGCGGAGAGACGATGATCGCTACGGTAAAACCGTAGTGATCCATGGCGTCGGCATCGGTCTTTTCAGCCTTGTGACACTCGTAACAGCCGACCCCGGAACTCCAGTGGGCACTCTTCTCCCACTGTTTGACAATACCGGTCGTCGTCGAAGAATGACACTCCAGACATTCAGCCGTCTGCTTCGAAATCCGGTCCTTGGCCACAGCGGTGAAAGCGCCGCAGAACAACAACGCCGTCAGCATGGCCAGAATTGATACAACCGCACTCTTCTTCATCGTTTTCCTCCTGGGAAGGGTTGGCCCCGCGGGGCGTTCAAACTTCTTTAAAGGGGTTATCGGTACAAGACAGGAATGTGCTTAACCACATTTGGAAACATTAACAGCCATTTCGATTTACGCAATTGATCCAGGTCAAAAAAGAACGATTGGATTTGCAACTTTTTTGCATCCTGTCAAGTCACAGCAAGGCGAAAGGACTGCAGAGGGGCAGGACAACGGGACAGTGTGGAAACCGAGCCGTGGGGAAACTTTCCGGGAAAGTAGCGGAGAGACGGAATCAGGTTTTGCGGAACGCGGTCTGTACGAAATCCCGCACGGCCTGCAGATCGGCGAGAGACAGATCGAGAAACTGCACACCCATGCCGGCCGGCAGATGGGGCTTGGTGATTCGCTTCGGATCATTGATCCAGGCAACCCGAGCCTGGCTGACGATCGGTTCGGAGCGATTGGGAAGATTGAATTCAAGGGAGAGAGGCGAGCCGGGCGGCAGTGGATTGGAGGTTTCCAGAAAAACTCCTCCGGTACTGATATTCAGGCTGTAGTCGGTCAACTCCCGCTTCAGCCCCTCGCCGTAACGCACCTGCAGCCGGGCATCGACCCGCGGTGCCTGGCGCTCACTCAAACGCAGGTAACGGCTGGCCGCGTCGACGAACTGATGACGGTTGATCGGCTTCAGCAGCAGGTCGTCACAACCCGCCGCCCGGCAGCGTTCAAGATCGGCCCCACGCCCACCGTGGGTCACCATCAGCAGGGGGATATCCGCCAGTTCCGGATCGGCCTTGATGGCTCGACAGGCGGCATCACCATTCATCTCCGGCATGAACAGATCCATGAATATCAGATGCGGCTTTTCGCGACGGGCCAACTCGACCGCTTCAACACCATTGCGGGCAATCAGCAGATCGACCTGTTCACGCCGGAAAAAGGTCTTTTCCAGTTCAAGAAACAGTTCTACGTCATCCGCCAGCAGGACTTTTTTCCGTTCCATGGTCAGTCTCCATCAACAACATGGTGAATTGCCGCACCCCTCATAGTCTCTTTTCGGATGGGGAGGAGGAAATCTTTACCATGATCGGCATTCAGCGGGCACAGTCGCTCGGATCGCCTTTGAGCTTGGCCAGGGCATGGGGCAGAGCCGGCAACAGTACGGCAAAGTTTTCCCGTACCGCTTTCGGGCTGCCCGGCATGTTGGCAATCAACGTCGTCCCGCGCAGGCCGACCACCGCCCGTGAAATCATCGCGTGCGGCGTCTTTGCCAGGCTCGCGGCACGCATCGCTTCGGCCATGCCGGGAACCTCACGATCAATCACCGCCAGGGTCGCCTCGGGGGTGACATCGCGGGGACTCAGACCGGTACCGCCGGTGGTCAGCAGCAGGTCAAGTTTACGGTTGTCCGCCCAGTCCCGCAGGGTGGCGACAATCAGGGGAAAATCATCAGGTATCATTTCGTAGCAACAGACCGTCCCCAACTCGGCGGCCATCTCCCGCAGGATTTCGCCGCTTTCATCAACCCGTTCCCCCCGCGCTCCCTTGTCGGACAGGGTCAGGATACCGACCCGATATTCAGCAACGGCATTCTTCGTCATTTCTTCTTTTCCTTCGCCATGATCATCCGCCGGGCATTATTGACGATCACCTGGGTTACATTTCGGCTCTTGGAGAGTTCCCTGATATCTTTGTCGGTCAAAGTACTCATATAGCGGAGGGCCTTGGGCAACGGCGTGCGCGGATTCATCACCAGCGCGCGGCGGATTTCGTAATTCTTGACCCATTCGCGGTTGAGATTGATCAGGCGGATCAGCTCTTCGTGGGCACTGCGATTCTTGGCCACCATGAGAATCTCCCCCTCGGTGATGCGCGGGTTCTTGATCACCGCCGAACAGACCAGCTTGTTGGAATCCTTGATCAGCAGATTGCGCCATTCCTTGTCACCGGTCAGCGCCGCCTTGATCTTCTCCGAAACACCGAACTCGAGTGCCAACTGGTATTTCGACTTGACCTCATCATCCATCTCTTCGATTTCGGCGGCATGATCTTCCCGCTGCTTCTGCTCCTCTTCGGTTGGTTCCGCCTCGGGGTCTTTCCAGCCGAGACGAAACTTGACCGCCTTGTCGGCGTCGGGATTGGCAAAGATCGCGTTGATGATCTCAGGCTCGCGAATCAACCGCTCATCGTTGTTGGCAATCAGCGAGAGCACGCTCCCGGTCGCCCGGCCGGCGACATGGATCAGGGTTTCATCGCTGATTTGAGAATGGGTCAGGACAATCTCCATCAGCGCCAAATCATGAAGATGATAACGCGCCATGAAGTCAAGCAGTTGCGGATGGGCACCGGCATCGAGAGCGACCGGCTGCAGGATGCTGCCCGGCAGGGCGCGGAAAGTCTGCAGGGCCGACCGACGGATATCCCGGTCTTTGCCGTGAGCCAGGAAGAAGAGGGTTGTCACCAGGTCCCTGCCGCTTAACGGCAAGGCCCCCCGGGCCGCTGACAGCTTCAGTTCCCGGGGGGCTTTGGGGTCGACGACACGGGCCACCTCGGGGGAAACCTTGAGGCGCACCGTTTTTTTCTGTGAGGTCATTGCGGAACTCAGATGTTTCGAAGGGCGATAACCCGGGCTTCAAGACCGGCTTTTTTTGCCTTTTCAGCCGCGGCCCGGGCACTTTCCCGGTCGGTAAAGCCGCCGAGGCTGAGACGATGCAGGGGCACATCCACCTCGACCGGAACCTCGTCGACATGAATCCCCTTCTCCCACAACAGATCGGCATAATGCCGCGCCTTATCGAGATCAAGATAAGATCCGGCATAGACACCGAGCCGGTCGCCCTCGTGCAGCACGAAGGCATCGGCATCTATTTTTTTCAGTTCAGCCAACTTCCGGCGTCCCTCCTCCGGACTGAAGCTGCCGTACTTGAGCCGTGTCATCGAAGACTTTTTCCTGGCCTCCGACAAGACCGGCGTGAAGCCGAGTTGCCGAACTTTTTTCTCCGCCGCGTGCAGGTTGCTCTTCAGCAGAAAGGCCCCCACCTGCACCCGGTAACGGGCGACGGCCCTGGCCGGGGCAGGTGCCCGTTTTGCCTGCTTCGACACCGCGGGCACCTTCACAACCGCCTTTTCCAACGATGCCGCGGGTACCTTTTTCACCACCGGCGAAGACGACGGGACGTGTTTCCCGGCGTCCGGTTCGACGGTCTTTTTCCCGGTCGCGGCGGCGACCTTCACGGGTCCGTCCGCCGGTTCCGGTTTTGTCTGCGAGGAACGAACCGTTTTTCCGCTTACGGCGACATCCGCCGCGGCCGTTTCCCCAACCGCGGCCCTGGGAGCAGCCGAAACCGCCGGCAGATTCGATGCCGTTTTTTTCTGCGGCGGTACAATCGGCTGTTTCGCCGAAGATTTCACCACCGGCATCCGGGTGGACGAGGTGTCGTTGGCCGGCAGGGTAAAGAAATAGAAACCGAGCGCCCCGGCCAACAGCAGCACCAGCACCAGCAACACCAGTTTCGCCGGTGAACCGCGACGCACGGGAGGCAGGACTTCTTCCTCACCGGGATCGAAGATGACCTCCGCGTCCCCGGCATCTCCGAACAACGGCTCCGCTTCGACCTCTTCCTCTTCAACAGCCGTTTCCGGAGGGAGGACCGGTTCCTCGACCTCAAAACCGGTTTCCGCCTCGTCACTGATCAGCACCTCATCATCGGCGATAGTAAAAAGCTCCTCGCCGAAGAGATCGCGGTCTTTCGGGCCATCCCCGGACTCTTCATCGGTGACGGCAAGGGTAAACTCCTCTTCTTCCGCACCAGACGCCTTTTCCGTTTCAAACCCGAAATTTTCGTCGTCACGTCCACTCATAACAGCTTCAACCCTTCCATCAACAGCCGTCCCGGGTCAGTCCTCGGTCTTGCTGGCGGCGACCACCTTGGCAGCCATGTGCGAGGGGACTTCTTCGTAATGGGAAAATTCCATGGTAAACAGCCCGCGATCAGAGGTCATCGAACGCAGTTCCGGTGCATACTTGAGAACCTCGGACATCGGCACCTGGACCTTGACAATCTGGTTGCCGCCCTGCGGATCGACACCGAGAACCTTGCCCCGTCGCGAGTTCATGTCGCCGATCACATCGCCGACGCAGTCATCCGGGACGGTGATTTCCATCTCCATGACCGGTTCCAGCAAAACCGGGTTGGCCGCTTCCATCGCCTTCTTGAAGGCCATCGATCCGGCAATTTTGAAGGCCATCTCGGAAGAATCGACGCTGTGGTGCCCTCCGTCGAAAAGGGTGATGCGGAAATCCTGCACCGGGTATCCGGCCAACGGTCCCTTGCGCATCGTTTCCTGGATGCCCTTGTCGACAGCGGGAATGAACTGTCTCGGGATGACGCCACCAACGATCTTGTTGACAAACTCGTACCCTTCTCCACGGCCAAGCGGCTCAAGTTTGATGGTGACATCGGCGAACTGCCCCTTGCCGCCCGACTGTTTCTTGTGGCGGTAGGACTGCTCGACCGTTTTCTTCATCGTCTCGCGATAGGGAACCTTCGGTTCCTTGAGTACCACCTCGACGCCAAACTTGCGCTGCAGCTTGTCGCAGGCGACCTCGATATGGACCTGCCCCATCCCCGAGATGATCATCTCCTTGGTTTCCTCGTCACGCTGCACCTGCAGGGTCGGATCCTCTTCCATGAGACGCTTGAGCGAACTCATGATCTTGTCCTCATCCCCCTTCGACTTGGCTTCGAGAGCAAAGGAAATAACCGGCTTCAGGGCCAGCGGGCTTTCATACTGGACCGGTTTTCCGCCATCGCAGAGGGTGTCGCCGGTCATCGTCTCCTTGAGTTTGGCCACGGCAACGATATCCCCGGCCTCGGCTTCGGTCGTCGCCTTCTGTTTCTTGCCCTCCATCTCGTACAGGGTCGCGAGACGCTCGGTGCAGTCGCGGTTGGGATTGAAAACCACGCTGTCCGATTTCACCTTGCCGGAATAAACCCGGAAGAGGGTCAGCTTGCCGGCGTAAGGGTCACTGATGGTCTTGAAAACCATGGCCGAGAAGGGTTCGTTCGGGTCGGGATTGCGGGTCACCTCGTCGCCTGACTTGGGGTCAACGCCGACCTGCGTTCCCTTGTCGAGCGGAGACGGCAGACAGGCGACGATGTAATCGAGCAGCTGCCGGACCCCGATATTGGCCGTGGCGCTGCCGCACAGAACCGGGGTAAAAACACCGGTCAGGGTCCCTTCCCGCAGACCACGGTAGATCTCCTCATTGTTCAATTCATCGGTGTCGAGATATTTTTCCATCAACTCGTCATCCGATTCCGCCGCCGCTTCGACCAGCATCACGCGCAGCCGCTCGGCCTCCTCGCGATATTCGTCCGGAATCTCCTCTTCGCTGTAGGTTCCCTTGTCGTCAAACTGGTAAATCCGCGCCTTCATGTGGATCAGGTCGATGATCCCCTTGAAGTTGTCTTCGCTGCCGATCGGCATGTTGACCGGAACCGGTCGGGTTCCGAGATTCTTTTCCAGTTCGTCCAGAGCCTTGAGATAGTCGGCCCGCTCGCGATCGAGTTTGTTGACAAAGGCGATACGCGGCACCTCGAATTCATCCATCCAGCCCCAGATCCGGTTGGTCGAAGCCTTGACGCCGTCAACGGCGGAAACCAGCAGCACCGCACCGCCGAGGATGCGCAGGCAGTTGCGGGTATCGTGGAGAAAGTTGGTGTAGCCGGGAGTATCGACGATGTGCAGGCCATGGCCCTGCCATTCACAGTGATGCAGACTTGAACTGATGGTGATGTGACGCTTGACTTCTTCGGGTTCGAAATCCATGGCGGAGGAGCCGTCATCGACCTTGCCGAGACGATCGATCATCCCGGTGTTGAAGAGCATTGCTTCCGTCAGCGAGGTCTTGCCGGCGTCTCCCTGGGCGACAATTCCGAGGTTTCTGATGTTTTCAGTCGCGTACTTTCCCATGGTCACTCCTTTACTCCCGCAACGGCGGGGACTGGAACTCAAACCTGATTAAGTAACCCCTGTCGAATGAACTCCCTGATACAGCCGAACCCGTGAACCGGTGAAAAATCACTGATCCGGGCAGATTATTGAAGAGGATTCTAACACCCGCCCTACGGGGTGTCAAAACGCGGTTTTATTACGCTGATAGATAATTTGCAGCCCCTCCAGAGTCAGATTGGGATGAACCTCCTCGATGGTTTCCGAGGCCCTGGACAACAGGGGGGCGATACCGCCGGTGGCAAGGACCGAGGCGGACTCACCGGCTTCCTCCTGCATCCGCCGAACGATACCGTCAACCAGACCGACATAGCCGAAGAAAAGACCGGACTGGATACTGTTGACCGTGTTCTTGGCAATCACCTGCGGCGGCCGCGAAAATTCGACCCGCGGCAGCTTGCTGGCCCGGTCGAACAGGGCCTCGGTCGAAATTCCCAGGCCTGGAGCAATCGCGCCGCCAAGGTATTCGCCCCGCGCTGAAATATAATCAAAGGTGGTCGCGGTGCCGAAATCAACCACGATCAACGGACGCTGTTTCTTCTCATAGGCAGCGATGGCATTGACAATCCGGTCGGCACCGACCTCGCGGGGGTTGTCGTAGAGAATCGGCATCCCGGTCTTGATCCCGGGGCCGACCACCAGCGGCGGCCTGGCGAAGTAACTGCGGCAAAGACCCTCCAGGGTCGGCAGCATCGGCGGCACGACACTGGAGATGATGACGTCATCAATATCGGTAAAATGCAACCCCGACATGCTGAACAACTCATGGATGAGCATGGCGTATTCATCGACCGTACGTGCCTTGTCGGTGGTCAGCCGCCAGTCGTGCAGCAGATCGGAATCACGGTAAATACCGAGTACGGTATTGCTGTTGCCTACATCGATAACCAGAAGCATGGTGTTAAACCCTGTTGTTGGTTGCCTTGCATCTCACCCCACCGGCACCACATCGCCGGCCAGGACCCGCTCGACGGTGCCGGCGGCGGCGACCAGCAGGGCGCCGTCGGTGTCGATACCCTGCACGATGCCGGACAGGGTCCGGTCCCCGGATTCAACCCGGACCTTTTCCCCCACCAGGTCGAAACAGGCCTCCCAGGCCAGCCGGATCGGGTCGAATCCCTCGTTGAGATAAAGGTGGTAGAGATCATCAAGCTGCCGGTAGACAGCACAGGCAACCTCGACCCGGGACAACGGCCGGTCCATTTCAATGGCCAGTGACGTGGCCGGATAGCGCAGGCTGGCGGGGATCTGGTCGGCCCGCATATTGATGTTGAGGCCGATGCCGAGGACGACGAAATGGACGGCATCGGTCTCGGCGCTCAACTCGTTGAGCAGGCCGGCGACCTTGCGGCCGTTGATGAGAATATCATTCGGCCACTTGACCCGCGCCGGCAGTGCGCAGACCTGCTGAACGGCACGAGCCACGGCGACCGCCGACAGAAAAGTCAGTTGGGGAGCATCCCACGGAGGAATCCGCGGCCGCAGAATAATCGATGTATAGAGATTGACGCCGGACGGGGACAACCAGTGACGCCCCAGTCGGCCCTTGCCGCCCCGTTGGGACTCGGCGACCAGCACCGTCCCCTCGGTCGCGCCCTGTTCTCCCAGTCGCAGGGCCTGCAGATTGGTGGAATCAGTCTCCTCGAAGCAGACCAGCTCGCGGCCGACAATACGCGTCTGCAGACGGGCGGAGAGATCCTCGGCGGAGAGTCGGTCGGGGCTTGACTGCAGGCGGTAACCGTGCGAGCGGACCGCCTCGATCCGGTAACCGAGAGCCCGCAGAGATTCAATCTGCTTCCAGACCGCGGCCCGGCTGACCCCCAGCTCACGGCTGAGTTCAGCTCCGGAGATAAAGGCCCCCTGCCGGGACATGAACAGGCGCAGAATCTGTTGGCGGGCATCGTTATGCGGCAAGCAGTCCCCCAGGCATCAACGAAAGAGCATCGAAATATCAACCGAACGGTAGGAATGGGTCAAGGCGCCGACCGAGATCAGGTCGACCCCGGTGGCGGCAATATCCGCCACCGTATCGAGATTGACACCTCCGGAGGCTTCCGTCAGGGCGCGTCCGGCAACCAGCTCCACCGCCCGGCGCAACTCATCCGGACTCATGTTGTCGAGCAGAATCACCTCCGCCCCAGCCTCCAGCGCCTGGCTGACTTCATCGAGGTCACGGGTCTCGATTTCAATCTTGAGGACATGGGACACGCGCGCCCGCGCCCTTTCAACGGCAACGGCGATACCACCGGCCGCGGCAATATGATTTTCCTTGATCAGCACGCCATCGTAAAGTGAAGTGCGATGGTTATGACCGCCCCCCTGGCGAACCGAGTATTTCTCAAGCACCCGCAATCCCGGCGTCGTCTTGCGGGTGTCGACAATGGTCGCCCGGGTTCCGGCAACGGCATCGACAAAACGGCGGGTCATGGTCGCGATGCCGCTCATCCGCTGCAGCAGGTTGAGAGCCACCCGTTCCCCCTGCAGCAGAGCGGCCGCTTCTCCCTTGATCCAGGCGATCACTTCCCCGCGACGAACCTTCTGACCGTCAACGGTGAGGGCCTCAAAAGCGATTTCATCATCAAGCTGATGGAAGACCCGGCGCGCGACATTGACACCGGAGAGGATAAAATCCTCCTTGGCCACCAGTTCGGCATGAGCCCTGGTCCCCGGTTCCACCGTCGCCTGGGTGGTGATATCTCCCAGGCCGATATCCTCCTGCAGTGCCTGCCGCACGATGCGTTCAACTTCAAACATGCATACTCCTGACAAGAACAGCCGTTTCCGACGCAGCCGAAGAGGCTGAAAAATAGACGCTAAACTATTGAAAACACTTTTTTATATCATAGCCCCCAAACCCCGACAAGGGAAATAAGGCAAATTGTTTTTCCTTTACATTCCAAACAGTTATGATAGAAAAGAAGATCCTGGAAAATAGCCCTCCGGGCATCCTCTGACAACCAAGGAGATTGCCGTGCGCATCACGTCCCCGTTCTTTTTTTTCGGTCTTTGTCTCTGCCTGCTCACGACCGGCTGCGTGAGCAAGTCAACCTACGAACAAAAGGCAGCCGAAGCCAACCGGCTGCAGGCGTCACGAGACGAACTGCAGTCATCCCTCTCCAAGCTGCAGGAAGACTACCGGCAACTGAGCAGTGAAAAAGAGGGGCTCACCGACAAACTGACCGACACCGGCGAGCGCCTCAAGGCCTGTAATGATGACCTGGAACGGGCCCAGAACGACATCAGGCGGCTGGAAGACGTTCTGACCACCCGCAGCGCCGAAGCCGGCGCAGCGATGACCGAAATGCGGCAGAAGATCGATGCCCTGGAAGCGGCGAAACATGATCTTGAGAACCAGGTGGAACGGGAACGCATCGCCCGCGAAGCACGCCTGGCGCAATTGAAGAACACCTACGATCAGCTGGTAGGCAAACTGGAAAACGAGATCCAGCGGGGCGAAGTCACCATCTCCGAACTGCAGGGACGGCTGACCGTCAACATGGTCGAGCGGATCCTGTTCGACTCCGGCAAGGCCGAGATCAAACCGGAAGGACTCGACGTCCTGCGCCGGGTCGGCAACATCCTCAACGCCGCCCAGGACAAGGTCGTGCAAGTCGAAGGGCACACCGACAACGTACCGATCAGCGCCCGCCTGCGGGACAAGTTTCCCAGCAACTGGGAACTCTCCACCGCCCGCGCCGCCAACGTTGTCCATTTCCTCCAGGACCAGGTCGGCATCCCCGGCGAGCGCCTCGCTGTCACCGGCTACGGCCCCTACCGCCCCATCGCCGACAACGACACCCCCGAAGGCCGCGAACAAAACCGCCGTATCCAGATCGTGCTGGTCCCCGCCCAGGCGAGGGTCGTGGAACCGACCAACTGACGACCAATGTCCGTCACGTCAAAAAAGGGCCGCTGCCGGAAGAAGGCAGCGGCCCTTTTTCTATTCTCAAGGCCGATCAAAAGGGCCCAACGCGAGGCGCATGAAGGCGTAGCGGCTGCTACGTCGCAGTGACGAGGGCGCCGGCAACAAAGCAGACGGGTGCTTTTCATCGGCCTGCATTCGACAACTTGTCTCCAGAACGTCATAACGCTATAATGTCAAAGAACTCAGCATGGAGACAACATCATGAACAGTTCCTCTCGTCGATCAACGATCTACTTTGACTCGGAAATCCACAAAGCCATCAAACTGAAAGCGGCCGTCACCAACAAAAGCCTGTCCGAGCTGGTCAACCTGGCGGTCCGGCAGATGCTGAAGGAAGACCGGGAAGATCTGACCGCCTTTAATGATCGGGTTGCGGAACCGACCATCAGCTATGAACAACTTCTCGACGAGTTGAAGTCTGATGGCAAGATATGAGCTGTGCTTCAAACGTTCGGTCACCAAAGACCTGCGTCCGCTGCCG
It encodes:
- a CDS encoding TIGR02266 family protein, producing MERKKVLLADDVELFLELEKTFFRREQVDLLIARNGVEAVELARREKPHLIFMDLFMPEMNGDAACRAIKADPELADIPLLMVTHGGRGADLERCRAAGCDDLLLKPINRHQFVDAASRYLRLSERQAPRVDARLQVRYGEGLKRELTDYSLNISTGGVFLETSNPLPPGSPLSLEFNLPNRSEPIVSQARVAWINDPKRITKPHLPAGMGVQFLDLSLADLQAVRDFVQTAFRKT
- a CDS encoding MogA/MoaB family molybdenum cofactor biosynthesis protein — translated: MTKNAVAEYRVGILTLSDKGARGERVDESGEILREMAAELGTVCCYEMIPDDFPLIVATLRDWADNRKLDLLLTTGGTGLSPRDVTPEATLAVIDREVPGMAEAMRAASLAKTPHAMISRAVVGLRGTTLIANMPGSPKAVRENFAVLLPALPHALAKLKGDPSDCAR
- a CDS encoding SPOR domain-containing protein → MSGRDDENFGFETEKASGAEEEEFTLAVTDEESGDGPKDRDLFGEELFTIADDEVLISDEAETGFEVEEPVLPPETAVEEEEVEAEPLFGDAGDAEVIFDPGEEEVLPPVRRGSPAKLVLLVLVLLLAGALGFYFFTLPANDTSSTRMPVVKSSAKQPIVPPQKKTASNLPAVSAAPRAAVGETAAADVAVSGKTVRSSQTKPEPADGPVKVAAATGKKTVEPDAGKHVPSSSPVVKKVPAASLEKAVVKVPAVSKQAKRAPAPARAVARYRVQVGAFLLKSNLHAAEKKVRQLGFTPVLSEARKKSSMTRLKYGSFSPEEGRRKLAELKKIDADAFVLHEGDRLGVYAGSYLDLDKARHYADLLWEKGIHVDEVPVEVDVPLHRLSLGGFTDRESARAAAEKAKKAGLEARVIALRNI
- the fusA gene encoding elongation factor G, translated to MGKYATENIRNLGIVAQGDAGKTSLTEAMLFNTGMIDRLGKVDDGSSAMDFEPEEVKRHITISSSLHHCEWQGHGLHIVDTPGYTNFLHDTRNCLRILGGAVLLVSAVDGVKASTNRIWGWMDEFEVPRIAFVNKLDRERADYLKALDELEKNLGTRPVPVNMPIGSEDNFKGIIDLIHMKARIYQFDDKGTYSEEEIPDEYREEAERLRVMLVEAAAESDDELMEKYLDTDELNNEEIYRGLREGTLTGVFTPVLCGSATANIGVRQLLDYIVACLPSPLDKGTQVGVDPKSGDEVTRNPDPNEPFSAMVFKTISDPYAGKLTLFRVYSGKVKSDSVVFNPNRDCTERLATLYEMEGKKQKATTEAEAGDIVAVAKLKETMTGDTLCDGGKPVQYESPLALKPVISFALEAKSKGDEDKIMSSLKRLMEEDPTLQVQRDEETKEMIISGMGQVHIEVACDKLQRKFGVEVVLKEPKVPYRETMKKTVEQSYRHKKQSGGKGQFADVTIKLEPLGRGEGYEFVNKIVGGVIPRQFIPAVDKGIQETMRKGPLAGYPVQDFRITLFDGGHHSVDSSEMAFKIAGSMAFKKAMEAANPVLLEPVMEMEITVPDDCVGDVIGDMNSRRGKVLGVDPQGGNQIVKVQVPMSEVLKYAPELRSMTSDRGLFTMEFSHYEEVPSHMAAKVVAASKTED
- a CDS encoding type III pantothenate kinase: MLLVIDVGNSNTVLGIYRDSDLLHDWRLTTDKARTVDEYAMLIHELFSMSGLHFTDIDDVIISSVVPPMLPTLEGLCRSYFARPPLVVGPGIKTGMPILYDNPREVGADRIVNAIAAYEKKQRPLIVVDFGTATTFDYISARGEYLGGAIAPGLGISTEALFDRASKLPRVEFSRPPQVIAKNTVNSIQSGLFFGYVGLVDGIVRRMQEEAGESASVLATGGIAPLLSRASETIEEVHPNLTLEGLQIIYQRNKTAF
- a CDS encoding biotin--[acetyl-CoA-carboxylase] ligase, with protein sequence MPHNDARQQILRLFMSRQGAFISGAELSRELGVSRAAVWKQIESLRALGYRIEAVRSHGYRLQSSPDRLSAEDLSARLQTRIVGRELVCFEETDSTNLQALRLGEQGATEGTVLVAESQRGGKGRLGRHWLSPSGVNLYTSIILRPRIPPWDAPQLTFLSAVAVARAVQQVCALPARVKWPNDILINGRKVAGLLNELSAETDAVHFVVLGIGLNINMRADQIPASLRYPATSLAIEMDRPLSRVEVACAVYRQLDDLYHLYLNEGFDPIRLAWEACFDLVGEKVRVESGDRTLSGIVQGIDTDGALLVAAAGTVERVLAGDVVPVG
- the nadC gene encoding carboxylating nicotinate-nucleotide diphosphorylase, giving the protein MFEVERIVRQALQEDIGLGDITTQATVEPGTRAHAELVAKEDFILSGVNVARRVFHQLDDEIAFEALTVDGQKVRRGEVIAWIKGEAAALLQGERVALNLLQRMSGIATMTRRFVDAVAGTRATIVDTRKTTPGLRVLEKYSVRQGGGHNHRTSLYDGVLIKENHIAAAGGIAVAVERARARVSHVLKIEIETRDLDEVSQALEAGAEVILLDNMSPDELRRAVELVAGRALTEASGGVNLDTVADIAATGVDLISVGALTHSYRSVDISMLFR
- a CDS encoding OmpA/MotB family protein produces the protein MRITSPFFFFGLCLCLLTTGCVSKSTYEQKAAEANRLQASRDELQSSLSKLQEDYRQLSSEKEGLTDKLTDTGERLKACNDDLERAQNDIRRLEDVLTTRSAEAGAAMTEMRQKIDALEAAKHDLENQVERERIAREARLAQLKNTYDQLVGKLENEIQRGEVTISELQGRLTVNMVERILFDSGKAEIKPEGLDVLRRVGNILNAAQDKVVQVEGHTDNVPISARLRDKFPSNWELSTARAANVVHFLQDQVGIPGERLAVTGYGPYRPIADNDTPEGREQNRRIQIVLVPAQARVVEPTN
- a CDS encoding CopG family transcriptional regulator, producing MNSSSRRSTIYFDSEIHKAIKLKAAVTNKSLSELVNLAVRQMLKEDREDLTAFNDRVAEPTISYEQLLDELKSDGKI